The genomic interval CTGCTTTCTACCATGAGCTGTGTGTTTTACCATCTGCTGATTTGCCGTCTGTTTAGTAGGACACTAAACTGAAttgttagtcatttttaaatgttttgttttcagggGAAGCCCCAGAGGACCAAACTCAGATCAGAACCAGAGAGCAAAGACAGTCGGCACAAACCGTGAGTTTATTCGGTTAATGCAAATGATATTCCATGACCCCAAGATATTTGTGCACAAATCATGCTTAAAGCATAAACCCATTACATTTGACTCAAAATTCCACATCCACGTGGTGTATTCATAATGACCTCCCCATTTTTGTAATTGTCCCATTTTAAGTTGGttgtaaaataatgtttagtGCATGACCTTGGAGACATTATCCAagatttatatatgtgtgtgtgtatatatgattttttttatgtgtatatttatttgcatgtatgcatgtgtgtgtgtgtgtatatgtgtgtgtatatatatatatatatatatatatatatatatgcatgcatgcatgcatacacacacacaccacacacacacacacgtgtgtgtgtatgtatgcatgcatgcatgtatggagatatatattatatatatatatatatatagatatatatattatatatatatatatatatatgtatatatgtatatatgcatgtgtgtgtgtatatatatatatatatatatatatattcactaatatatatattcacacatgtatgtatgtttatatataatatttaactgTGAGTAAACTGAAAAATCATGGCACCTGTATAGGCAGGCGTGTCTAcagtttaaatgtaataaaagatTCATAGATGAATCTTTTATTATGATTATCTACACATCTAAGGTGATGACAGCAGAGATTTGCAGATGGATGATGtaactgtgtgtgttttcttcagaAAGCATCCGATGAAGATTTTGAGGTGTACCTGCAGAGTGTAAAGGCTCAATCTGAAGCGTTTCGCAGTAACAGTAAGTTCctattaacacattaaaatacTACAGAATATATTATAATACACTTAATTTATTGTTAGTCTGATAAAACAATATTCcataaaatagtaatatttgtCTGTTTTAAATTTGACAATGACCTGAAGGACTGAGCTCTGAGACGAATGTGGTGACCCCGAACACGGAGAGCAGCTGGGACTTCACCAGTAAGACTGATGCCACCTCACTGGAGCTGGAGTGGGAGGATGAGGAGGGTGAGCGACTTTACCGAACATCACACAAAAATGAGGAGAGCTGTGATGGAAGAGCTTTTCCTCAATGTTTTTAGCAAAGCGCAAAACTTTTAAGAGTTATGACATAATGTTTATGCATTATGGAAACCATTTAAAAGTGTCAAAGCGATAAGTGAAACAGTGCAGCTAGTTTGAACCACACGGATCGTTTATAGCTTGATCCAAAGGAAGAAGTGCACAGCATTAGAGTAAAATTGCTAGAGTAAAACTGCTTccagttcatgcggactttaataAATTAACTTGTGTCCCTCAACAGGAATGAACCGGATGGGTCCTGCATGGGAGCGATCAAAAACGGAGGAGGATATTTTACGCGCAGCTCTCCGTCCTGGCGGGAGGCAGCAGGACAGCGGACCCACCTCCACCTCTGAGGACTCCACGGCTCTGGAGTGGGAGAATGACTTTGTCAGTGCTCATCCCGAGGACAGCGGAGAACACGAAGACTCTGCTGGATTGGTTAATCCAGCGCTGGACACGCCCACTGAGGAGGCTGAAAATCAGACAGAGGACCAACAGGAGAGATAGTCTACAGTCAGAGACAGTGAGATGACTGTGGTATCAAAACCCCTCATTTATATACAGTGTGATGATCCGCTTAACATAATAtatgaaactaaattaaaatatctCAGTGAGAAAGGTAATTCAACGGAAAGAAATGCTTTATGCGACTCAGAATTTGTTGGTGAGTGAATTTCactgaagtttttttgtttttgcttcacCCATTCCCcctccaccacacacacacacttctcaatACTCTAATACATCaggatattttgtttatatattaattacTTTTACGTTACTATATTTTTTCCTTGTTACAATACAAAGGTTCTTTGTGGCTCTTTAGGCAAAAATAGTTAGTTTTGAAGTGTAATTTTTCAGCAGAAGCAGTGGGTGGCACTATACAGTGGGGTGATTTTGTcacatatattgtgtgtgtgtgttttgcaataTAGTAATGAGAACTGGGTGGGTAATGTGGTCAACTTACCCAAACAATAGATTACTCAATCTATTAAAAGGCTTTttaatttatgcaaatatatatttttctgctgAATATGACCTGGGGTCTGATTATAACATTTTGTTGAAACTATCCTAAAAGTAAACGTACACCAGAatcaatttaatgtatttattatcaaAGATTATGGCTCATAGGATAATTTAAGTGTCtcaatttagggtgctttcacacctatagATGAATTTTGTTCccaaacagggattaaaattgttacaatgttgcatttTTGCTctaggtaactaggcaggttagggtaattaggaaatttattgcataacgatggtttgttctgtagactatcgaaaaaaaataacttgaaggggctaataattttgaccttaaaatgatttttaaaaaattaaaactgcttttattttagcctaaataaaacaagactttctccagaagaaaaaatattatcagacatactgtgaaaattccttgctctggtaaacatttgggaaatatttaaataagttaaaaaaaaacaaagggggataaaaattctgacttcaaactgtatatatgtaaatgtgtgtgtgtgtgtgtgtgtgtatatgtatacacattcacagttaaaatcagattattatcccccctgtttattttttccccaaatgtctgtttagcggaatttttttcacacatttctatcataatagttttaataacttattactactaactgatttattttatcttcgccatgatgacagtaaatactattttactagatatttttgaagacaccttatacagcttaaagtgacatttagaggcttaactaggttaattaggttaactaggcaggttagagtaattaggcaagtttaactatggtttgttctgtagactatcgaaaaaaaatagcttaaaggggctgataattttgaccttaaaatagtgttaaaaaaattgaaaactgcttttattctagccgaaataaaacaaataagactttctccagaagaaaaaatattatcagacaaactgtgaaaatttcttgctctgttaaacatcatttgggaaatatttaaaaagaaaaatattcaaatggggctaataattgtgggtgtgtgtatggatggatggatggatggatgaatggataaatatgcctattacataaccTATATCAAAGtgtattatggattttttttagttCGTTGGATCATGTCGCTTTTTTACTACAACCGAACTGCTCTAGAGTTTGTTTCAACCGAGTCAAGACCGATTGTTTTGGTGCATATCCGAGTGCAATTGCGAGAGTTCACTTATGACCAAACGAACCAAGCTAACAGGACAATGCACCACGTTCCGAAACAAATgtctatgtgtgaaagcaccctaaaagtgAAATGTTATTTGGCTTTCCTCCATCTGCGCACATTCTCCTGTCACGTTTGTTTTTATAGATAACAATTTTTGCATGAGAAGTGCCGTACGCACATTTCTACCCGTTTGGTGCATATGCCACAGTTATAAATGAGACCCCCTGGTCATCTGCTTTCGTGAAATTCACTCTATTGGGTCGTAGATTCATTAGGATTTGCTTTTCCTGGGTTAATTTGCCCCCTTTTTGAATGTGGTGCagctgtaatttatttatatctgtttcCATTTGGTAACTGGGTTGAGTTTTGAAAATTCTTGCATCAATACTTCATGTCTTAATCTTTCACTTCAGCCTTATTTCACAAGTTTTCATTACAGAACTGAATCAAGTGCAATTTTGGAAGATGAGGGACGTTTCTTTATAGCTACAGAACTATCATAATTTCCATTCATTTGCATATAATAACAGTCATCTGATCTGAGTGTGGCTTCAGAAACACTGACATGCTAAATTTTGGGCTAAAATATATTTCCTCAACAAAAGATGGAATAAATACATCGGGAAACATTTTACAGTAGTCCCAAAGTGCTTTTAATAGAGTTAATTTTAATCTGTGTATGATTGCTGGTCGGGGATTTTGTTGACAAACTGCTATAGGGGTGTGCGATATTTACAGTTTTGTCGTTTTAAACACGTATGCAAACTTATATTATCTTTCTTTGTCACAAACtttgcaaataaattaaataaaccaaacaaaaacatgtttagaGATCAAAAAGATTAAATgcgaaataaaatgaatgagccTATAATTCGTTATAAGGACAAAACAGATCATTGTATGGAGTTGTTTTGTAAGAGATGAGTGTCGCTTTCTTGAATATCAGCAAATGGGAACTAATTTTATACAACAGCTGTAtcaaataagaaattaaaatgagtttttgacATGATGTCCTTTCTTTTTGGccttgcactgtaaaaagtagTCATGACAACATGTGTTTTAGTTCTTAATCTTGTTCTACATATAAATTAAAGTTATGGAAGCTGTTTTACGTCAGTTTAATATAATAGAAGTTcaaataaggttaatttgattcactaaaaaatttaaggcaaccagtactttttacagtgtaggcttcGCCAGTGAAATTTGGTCAAAATGGCAACACATGATTGTACATCTCAAAGCaacatagttttttttcttttccttttggttattatttttttttaaatctaaaataactTCAACGATTCTATGAGTCTCTTGcttttgtttctaaatgaatcagtcgTAAACAAATCATGTTTCTGTTAATATCGCACACTCTGTATAGCTAAGCAGGTTATTCTTTACACTGGCTGCTGCATGTTTGGACAATGAATCAGAAATGGGGAGAATATTCCATGATGAAACAAATCTTCAGTCACTACCTCTGGTTTTGATCATTTTGACTTAACTGAATGAATTAGCAGTGTCTTGCTATGTTTGGAAATGATCAGTGATCATTATAACATTCCAATATTCTTTCTGAAACATGCCAGTGTTGTCAATTTAATCAAAGAAGTTGGCTTACACTTCATTTTAAGGTTTCCTTGTTACAGTGGTACTATTCATTTAACTTCTGAGTACTGCACTTACTCAGTAAAATAAGTATAACATATGTGTACTGATATGGTACTTGTATGGCAATTATATGGGTTAGAATGTGGGTGGGTGTAgtgttagttgcatgtaattgtgcataattaattgtaattactacagtAACAGGTAACAATGACACCTTAagataaagtgttactaaaaagtattatttttctttttcacttaTTAGGCTACGTCTACACTAATCCGGATGAATTTCAAAATGGCGTTTTCATTTAATACGCTCCATGTCTACACTATCATTTTCAGTTCTTTACATCATCCACACTAAAACAACTGAAACCGGTTTCGTTTATGTACTGCGCATGCCCACAGATGTAAGATGCTTTTACCTGCAACCTTCcgcctgttgtttatttacttttgtctCTTTCGAACGTTGCGGCAAAATGTCGCAACTGTTGTCTGCTTCCGCCGCTGAACAAATTTGTTCATTAAATTCTGTCTGAATAGAGGCAATACGGTGCATGTACAAATGAACATTAATCcttaataaagctgtcaaaacgaactgcatccaaacatctgctttacaatgtcGTTGAATTGGTCACTACTGCGTCACATCGATTTCGGTTTCGAATGCCTCCGTTTTACAACAcagtctcacagcaattcgtaactttttgatttagttgctaatttgCATTAATTCATACAATCTATTTGTACAATTTAGAATGTTTCGCTTTTCCCCCAATgacgttgggtttaggggtggggttgggtgccacgcctcctttttaaaatcggacatttttgtatgactcaacttgtattagccactaaactgacaaaacgtaaaatagttacgatCAGACTGATTTTACGGTCCACACTGCAACGAGATCGTTGTTTTCAATTGATCCACTTTGAATAGCGTTTTCAAAATGATACGTTTTCGTTTCCTAAAAACGCTGACTCTGTGCACGGAAGAAACTGGAGAAAAAATGCAATTGTAAACTAAAACACATTAGTGTGGACTGGCCTTTTACTATAAATCTTATTTTAATCCTGTATGTGAAAAACAAATGATGCGGATACTAAAacaatcaacttttttttttgcgtatcttgttttatttgttatataataaaaatccCTTTTGATTTTAGagtgaaatatgaaatattaccTGTACATTCACTAATTGTGAATTGTTAAAATTCTTCACATTTTGACAATAAATCCATactgtagggctgggcaattaatcaaaGACATTATTTTCATGCGCATTATCAGTAAAGCCGGTTCAGATGGAGCTGAGTATTACACAGTCGTAGTTTACTGACAAGCTACGCACAGGCATGTTTAAAGTCAATTTAATCTGTTGATAATGAATTCGAAATTATCGTTCTGATAATAACAGCTGTTCGTGTCACTTCCCAGTCAACTACGGCTGGACAGTAAATGCtgctgggtaaaaaaaaacaattatgattTTATTGCCAACTTGCCTTATAACTTCACTGAGGGATTTTAGAAGGAGCAAAACAATATTTTGAGGTTTTACGACACTGTTGATCCACTGGtttctccagcctgatctcacgaggaaactattttacgttttgtcagtttactggctagtttgtacgaattcgtactagttcagtcatacgaaaatgtacgatttttaaggAGGCATGCactaaaccccacccctaaacccacccGTCATTTGgagataagcaaattgt from Danio aesculapii chromosome 14, fDanAes4.1, whole genome shotgun sequence carries:
- the ap1ar gene encoding AP-1 complex-associated regulatory protein; protein product: MAPKASDEDFEVYLQSVKAQSEAFRSNRLSSETNVVTPNTESSWDFTSKTDATSLELEWEDEEGMNRMGPAWERSKTEEDILRAALRPGGRQQDSGPTSTSEDSTALEWENDFVSAHPEDSGEHEDSAGLVNPALDTPTEEAENQTEDQQER